The proteins below come from a single Asanoa ferruginea genomic window:
- a CDS encoding alpha/beta hydrolase family protein — translation MSLLPGFRYSSVAAPIPAGAERLAVDVAQQIPRRPAGVVRRRGPAYGAGLRSEVLMPAAEGRYPLVVYLPGGGFVRAPTAMARRERAFIAAAGYVVASVGYRTVREGATYTDGLADIRAAVDALTSRAAEYRIDADRIAVWGESAGGYLASMAGLTDSRLRAVVDQFGASDLSRVAEGFDAGMRAAAADPRHPIRRYGAVAANPIDLVATGAPAFLLMHGDDDRVIPPDQTLSLHHALKAAGADSTHYVITGAGHGRLARSSAQTRFWTSLPVMTTVAAFLDHHLRT, via the coding sequence ATGAGTCTGCTGCCGGGGTTCCGCTATTCGTCGGTCGCCGCCCCGATACCGGCCGGTGCCGAGCGGCTGGCGGTCGACGTGGCACAGCAGATCCCGCGCCGGCCTGCGGGCGTCGTGCGGCGTCGCGGTCCGGCCTACGGTGCGGGGCTCCGGTCCGAGGTGCTGATGCCGGCGGCCGAAGGGCGCTACCCACTGGTGGTCTACCTGCCCGGCGGCGGTTTCGTCCGGGCGCCGACGGCCATGGCTCGCCGGGAGCGGGCGTTCATCGCCGCCGCCGGCTACGTCGTGGCGAGCGTCGGCTATCGCACCGTCCGCGAGGGCGCCACCTACACCGACGGCCTCGCCGACATCCGGGCCGCCGTCGACGCACTCACCAGCCGCGCGGCCGAATACCGCATCGACGCGGACCGGATCGCGGTGTGGGGCGAGTCGGCCGGCGGCTACCTCGCCTCGATGGCCGGGCTCACCGACTCACGCCTGCGGGCCGTGGTCGACCAGTTCGGCGCCTCCGACCTGTCCCGCGTCGCCGAGGGGTTCGACGCTGGCATGCGGGCGGCCGCCGCCGACCCGCGCCACCCGATCCGCCGCTACGGCGCCGTCGCCGCCAATCCGATCGACCTCGTCGCGACGGGTGCACCGGCGTTCCTGCTCATGCACGGCGACGACGACCGTGTCATCCCGCCCGACCAGACGCTGTCGCTGCACCACGCACTGAAGGCGGCCGGGGCCGACAGCACCCACTACGTCATCACCGGAGCCGGTCACGGCCGGCTGGCCCGCAGCAGCGCGCAGACCCGGTTCTGGACCTCGTTGCCGGTCATGACGACCGTCGCCGCGTTCCTCGACCACCACCTGCGGACCTGA
- a CDS encoding DNA-3-methyladenine glycosylase family protein: MRAYRSLSASEAVFRDLLAEYGPQDPFVWHDGGRTGSSRFAAMLIHIIGQRTSAIAAFTIYDRIAARCGHIPTAADITALGIGELRQLGLSATKAGYVLDLAARQSDGRIDLEDLADLTDDQVVALLTAGRGIGQWTAQMFLMRQLKRPDVLPASDPGLAQAIATRWRLSSTPSPAEVTERASAWSPYRSYAAALLWRSLAPAGEISDAKERALRQLSERVRSAGGGRGTRRRSS; encoded by the coding sequence ATGCGGGCCTACCGATCCCTTTCCGCCAGCGAAGCGGTCTTCCGGGACCTGCTGGCGGAGTACGGGCCGCAAGACCCGTTCGTCTGGCACGACGGCGGTCGTACCGGCTCCAGCAGGTTCGCCGCGATGCTCATCCACATCATCGGCCAGCGCACATCGGCGATCGCCGCCTTCACCATCTACGACCGGATCGCGGCCCGCTGTGGTCACATCCCGACCGCGGCCGACATCACCGCACTCGGCATCGGCGAACTGCGCCAACTGGGGCTGTCCGCCACGAAGGCGGGATACGTCCTCGACCTCGCCGCCCGCCAGTCCGACGGCCGGATCGACCTGGAAGACCTGGCCGACCTGACCGACGACCAGGTCGTCGCGCTGCTCACCGCCGGCCGCGGGATCGGCCAATGGACGGCGCAGATGTTCCTGATGCGCCAACTCAAACGGCCCGACGTGTTGCCTGCCAGCGACCCCGGCCTGGCACAGGCGATCGCCACCCGGTGGCGCCTGTCTTCCACTCCGTCACCGGCAGAGGTGACCGAACGGGCCTCAGCCTGGTCGCCTTACCGCAGCTACGCCGCCGCGCTGCTCTGGCGATCCCTCGCCCCCGCCGGCGAGATCTCCGACGCCAAGGAACGGGCCCTCCGCCAGCTCAGCGAGCGGGTCAGGTCCGCAGGTGGTGGTCGAGGAACGCGGCGACGGTCGTCATGA
- a CDS encoding EAL domain-containing protein — protein sequence MTNVSPSTDDDRDDEFARILRARRLESVFQPIVHLASHTTVGYEALVRGPAGSPFTDATTLLRHAYRSDLVVEFDWAARAAACRAAMAANLPYDQLLFLNIEPLALGSDCPPDLWPDIEEAFARFQVVLEVTERSLERDPRSLLAGIDHQRPDVTGLAIDDLGANPSALSMLPILAADVIKLDQYVTQGGPTPMVMQIMDIAYEEAERTGATILAEGVETAADAEFARSAGATLAQGRYLGRPGPLPTGRRAPAPTLNVRSEPIADLATPFDALAGRSISRANLAYITALSRHLAERAAELTAPALSLLLLPDPRLLTAVDQARLARFAGRGVITGALGPGLPDPPAAGVRGARDHDRTLDGHFATLTLSPGTASAMFARAAPGHPDEFEFGVTHDRRRVVAAARSLLRRLGAGA from the coding sequence GTGACAAATGTGTCACCGAGCACCGATGACGACCGTGACGACGAGTTCGCGCGGATCCTTCGAGCTCGGCGTCTCGAAAGCGTTTTTCAGCCGATCGTGCATCTGGCCAGCCACACCACGGTCGGTTATGAGGCGCTGGTCCGCGGGCCCGCCGGCTCGCCGTTCACCGACGCCACGACGCTGCTGCGGCACGCCTACCGGAGCGACCTGGTCGTCGAGTTCGACTGGGCGGCCCGCGCCGCCGCGTGCCGCGCCGCGATGGCCGCCAACCTCCCCTATGACCAGCTCTTGTTTCTCAACATCGAGCCGCTGGCGCTCGGCTCCGACTGCCCGCCCGACCTGTGGCCCGACATCGAGGAGGCCTTCGCCCGGTTTCAGGTGGTGCTGGAGGTGACCGAGCGGTCGTTGGAGCGCGACCCGCGTTCCCTGCTCGCCGGGATCGATCACCAGCGACCCGACGTCACCGGACTCGCGATCGACGATCTCGGCGCGAACCCCTCCGCCCTGTCGATGCTGCCCATCCTCGCGGCCGACGTGATCAAGCTGGACCAATACGTCACCCAGGGCGGACCCACACCGATGGTCATGCAGATCATGGATATCGCGTACGAGGAAGCCGAGCGCACCGGCGCGACGATCCTGGCCGAGGGCGTCGAGACGGCGGCCGACGCCGAGTTTGCCCGCTCCGCCGGAGCCACCCTCGCACAGGGCCGCTACCTGGGACGACCGGGACCGCTGCCCACCGGCCGTCGGGCACCGGCACCCACCTTGAACGTCAGGTCGGAGCCGATCGCCGACCTCGCCACACCGTTCGATGCCCTCGCGGGTCGGTCGATCAGCCGCGCGAACCTGGCCTACATCACCGCGCTGAGCCGCCACCTCGCCGAACGGGCCGCGGAACTGACCGCCCCGGCGCTGTCGCTCCTGCTGCTGCCCGACCCGCGCCTGCTGACTGCGGTCGACCAGGCCCGGCTGGCCCGGTTCGCCGGGCGCGGGGTGATCACCGGGGCGCTCGGGCCGGGACTGCCCGACCCACCCGCCGCCGGCGTGCGAGGAGCCCGCGACCATGACCGGACCCTCGACGGCCACTTTGCCACCCTGACCCTCAGCCCCGGCACCGCATCCGCGATGTTCGCGCGGGCCGCGCCCGGCCACCCCGACGAGTTCGAGTTCGGTGTGACCCACGACCGCCGCCGGGTGGTCGCCGCGGCGCGGTCTCTGCTCCGCCGACTCGGCGCCGGTGCCTGA
- a CDS encoding reverse transcriptase family protein has protein sequence MTSARSLAVALADAFLADGEWRRPALADRGGLVLGVRRRWLVPVADAVLTAYPRRPSDRPRELAAFVAGLEPLREAVRRPILISSRQVVATRTITHRWHTPVLDHLGDLAAQLGLSIEHLDWYADRRAMNRRAADPRLHHYRYRWAGTRLIEAPKPRLRDLQRRLLTDVFGRIPVHDAAHGFVPSRSASTFATAHSGQPIVVRVDLLAFFATVTAARVYGLLRTAGYPEPVAHALTGICTIRTPANVLRMAPPHLIERPARIAALRAGHLPQGAPTSPVLANLCAFRLDRRLTGLAGAFGVSYRRYADDLAFSGGISGQRLDDLLVAVADVVRDEGFRVHPTKTRIRGRGDRQLLAGLVVNERPAVPRDEYDRLRAILHNAARTGLAAQNRGGHPAFAEHLAGRVAWVGRASPHRAAKLASLLDAALATAANPAHPHQRDIVDM, from the coding sequence GTGACCAGCGCCCGCAGCCTCGCGGTGGCTCTGGCCGACGCCTTTCTCGCCGACGGCGAATGGCGCCGCCCGGCGCTGGCCGATCGTGGTGGGTTGGTCCTTGGGGTGCGCCGGCGCTGGCTGGTGCCGGTCGCCGACGCCGTGCTCACCGCCTATCCGCGTCGGCCGAGTGACCGTCCCCGTGAGCTGGCGGCGTTCGTCGCGGGCCTGGAGCCGCTGCGCGAAGCGGTCCGTCGCCCGATCCTCATAAGCTCGCGCCAGGTGGTCGCGACCCGGACGATCACCCACCGCTGGCACACCCCCGTGCTCGACCACCTCGGCGACCTGGCCGCCCAGCTCGGGTTGAGCATCGAACACCTCGACTGGTACGCCGACCGGCGGGCGATGAACCGGCGGGCGGCCGACCCACGCCTCCACCACTACCGGTATCGATGGGCCGGCACGCGGCTCATCGAGGCGCCCAAACCCCGACTGCGCGACCTGCAGCGACGCCTGCTCACCGACGTCTTCGGCCGCATTCCGGTCCACGACGCCGCACATGGGTTCGTGCCGTCCCGTTCGGCATCGACCTTCGCGACAGCCCACTCTGGACAGCCGATCGTCGTACGCGTCGACCTGTTGGCGTTCTTCGCCACGGTCACCGCCGCACGCGTCTACGGTCTGCTGCGCACCGCCGGTTACCCCGAGCCGGTCGCGCACGCCCTGACCGGGATCTGCACGATCCGCACGCCGGCCAACGTCCTACGGATGGCGCCACCGCACCTCATCGAAAGACCCGCGCGAATCGCGGCGCTGCGCGCGGGCCACCTACCGCAGGGCGCACCCACCTCGCCGGTCCTGGCCAACCTGTGCGCGTTCCGGCTGGACCGCCGCCTCACCGGACTGGCCGGCGCCTTCGGCGTGAGCTACCGCAGGTACGCCGACGACCTCGCCTTCTCCGGCGGCATTTCGGGGCAGCGGCTCGATGACCTGCTCGTCGCCGTGGCCGATGTCGTTCGCGACGAGGGGTTTCGCGTGCACCCCACCAAGACCCGGATACGCGGACGCGGCGACCGGCAACTGCTCGCCGGCCTCGTGGTCAACGAACGGCCAGCCGTGCCTCGCGACGAATACGATCGGCTGCGCGCCATCCTGCACAACGCCGCCCGCACCGGCCTCGCCGCACAGAACCGGGGCGGCCACCCGGCGTTCGCGGAGCACCTCGCGGGCCGCGTCGCCTGGGTCGGACGCGCGAGCCCGCACCGGGCAGCCAAGCTGGCCAGCCTCCTTGACGCGGCACTCGCCACTGCGGCGAACCCCGCCCACCCGCACCAACGGGATATCGTTGATATGTGA
- a CDS encoding helix-turn-helix transcriptional regulator, protein MAAAGGDLLVGRAAESHALLDLTARAAAGRPGFLLVAGEAGVGKTALARDLRSRVAGEFGVLWAPCLPLTSLATPFLPLLSALRDWPAGGPPDFQPLTFDRWLDDACRERPLLLVVDDLHWADGSTLEVLTFVLAMAPRRRLAVLATLRTDDLADGHPLHRWLADVRRFPEFGELPVARLDRAGTADQLTALFGRPPRESVVDEVFARTRGNPYLTALLARGLDPDAGALPPGLPDGLRGAVTRAWHGLAPADRRVSVFVAVAGRPVTAALLAEAVGGPVLPALRAAVDARVLEVTDDRYWFVHPLLAEVLEATLLPEERHSAHTAFAAILSGRVTDVAGTVAVADHYHRCGDVGQAYAWALRGAEAAQREGGAAEAVRLLDRALFLLPAVPAAALSRLDLLDRVRVAADRAGDQSRELRAVEEMIGLVDRRQAPLAAADLLVRRMRLLHTTGGSFADVGLAREALELTVDHPDSPERALATAALAHAELFRSLPDGAARARAAVELAEASGSARALAYALTADTIARCIADDPTAADRGRQAQTVAAGIGEFWAYKSAGAWVAGTLGDIDDQAVIDYHAECRAEMTALGMPHNYAAMECALEAFGLLLRGDPQACAERLREVFAANPGPFANAHARLVAALLAVRQGRTAEARGHLARAEELTDGSGFRTQPFDLVRVEIAGAAGDAAAAIAAADRALSERLQEMYERVLPPVARVLADQIRDADPEPARAALADLRRRYPTVPAVPEVPGARYPLVAEALRALYDAEVERAHRTPAAADAWRRAHRACHTASLPWEEAYAAWRVGQTLLAGGGHRDEAASAVRRAHQLSTDLGSPLATEVAALATTARISLTEVAAEPVRTPPRWGLTDRESEILTHIVAGRTYAEIARTLVISEKTVSAHVSHMLAKTGATNRLELSQLALRHA, encoded by the coding sequence ATGGCTGCCGCCGGCGGCGACCTCCTGGTCGGCCGGGCCGCGGAATCGCACGCGCTGCTCGACCTGACCGCGCGGGCTGCCGCCGGGCGCCCGGGTTTCCTGCTGGTCGCCGGCGAGGCTGGCGTCGGTAAGACCGCGCTCGCCCGTGACCTCCGTAGTCGGGTGGCGGGCGAGTTCGGCGTGCTGTGGGCGCCGTGCCTGCCGCTGACCTCGCTCGCCACGCCGTTCCTGCCATTGCTGTCGGCGCTGCGGGACTGGCCCGCCGGCGGCCCGCCCGATTTCCAGCCGTTGACCTTCGACCGGTGGCTCGACGACGCCTGCCGGGAACGGCCCCTGCTGCTGGTCGTCGACGACCTGCACTGGGCCGACGGCAGCACGCTCGAAGTGCTCACATTCGTGCTCGCGATGGCGCCGCGCCGCCGGCTCGCCGTGCTGGCCACGCTGCGGACCGACGACCTCGCCGACGGGCATCCCCTACATCGGTGGCTGGCCGACGTCCGCCGGTTCCCCGAGTTCGGGGAACTCCCCGTGGCTCGGCTGGACCGGGCCGGGACCGCCGATCAGCTCACCGCCCTCTTCGGGCGGCCGCCGCGCGAATCGGTGGTCGACGAGGTGTTCGCGCGTACCCGCGGCAACCCTTATCTGACCGCCCTGCTGGCCCGCGGTCTCGACCCGGACGCCGGTGCGCTGCCGCCCGGCCTGCCCGATGGCCTGCGCGGCGCCGTGACGCGGGCGTGGCACGGTCTCGCCCCGGCGGACCGCCGGGTCAGCGTGTTCGTCGCGGTCGCGGGCCGACCGGTCACGGCTGCCCTGCTCGCCGAGGCGGTCGGCGGCCCGGTGCTGCCGGCGTTGCGTGCGGCGGTCGACGCCCGGGTCCTGGAGGTGACCGACGATCGTTACTGGTTCGTGCACCCGCTGCTGGCCGAGGTGCTCGAGGCGACGCTGCTGCCCGAGGAACGGCACTCGGCGCACACGGCGTTCGCCGCCATCCTGTCGGGCCGGGTCACCGACGTCGCCGGCACGGTCGCCGTGGCCGACCACTACCACCGGTGCGGCGATGTCGGGCAGGCCTACGCGTGGGCGCTGCGCGGCGCCGAGGCGGCACAGCGGGAGGGCGGCGCGGCCGAGGCCGTACGCCTGCTGGATCGTGCCCTGTTCCTGTTGCCTGCCGTGCCGGCCGCCGCGCTGTCCCGCCTCGACTTGCTGGACCGGGTGCGCGTCGCGGCCGACCGCGCCGGCGACCAGTCACGGGAGTTGCGCGCGGTCGAGGAGATGATCGGCCTCGTCGACCGGCGCCAGGCCCCGCTGGCCGCCGCCGACCTGCTGGTCCGCCGGATGCGCCTGCTGCACACCACCGGCGGCTCGTTCGCCGACGTCGGCCTGGCCCGCGAGGCGCTGGAGCTGACGGTGGACCACCCGGACAGTCCGGAACGCGCGCTGGCCACCGCGGCGCTGGCCCACGCCGAGCTGTTCCGCTCGCTACCCGACGGCGCGGCGCGGGCGCGTGCGGCGGTCGAGCTGGCGGAGGCGAGCGGCTCGGCGCGGGCGCTCGCCTACGCGCTGACCGCCGACACGATCGCCCGCTGCATCGCCGACGACCCCACGGCGGCGGACCGCGGGCGGCAGGCACAGACCGTCGCGGCGGGCATCGGCGAGTTCTGGGCCTACAAGTCGGCCGGAGCGTGGGTCGCGGGCACCCTCGGCGACATCGACGACCAGGCGGTGATCGACTATCACGCCGAATGCCGGGCCGAGATGACGGCGCTGGGGATGCCGCACAACTACGCGGCGATGGAATGTGCCCTCGAGGCGTTCGGCCTCTTGCTGCGGGGCGATCCACAGGCCTGCGCGGAGCGCCTGCGCGAGGTGTTCGCGGCCAACCCGGGCCCGTTCGCCAACGCGCACGCCCGTCTGGTCGCCGCGCTGCTGGCGGTGCGGCAGGGACGGACCGCCGAGGCACGCGGGCACCTGGCCCGGGCCGAGGAGCTCACCGACGGCTCGGGCTTCCGCACACAACCGTTCGACCTGGTCCGCGTCGAGATTGCCGGCGCCGCCGGCGACGCCGCAGCGGCCATCGCGGCCGCCGACCGCGCCCTGTCCGAGCGCCTACAGGAAATGTATGAGCGGGTCCTCCCACCGGTCGCCCGGGTCCTCGCCGACCAGATCCGCGACGCGGACCCGGAACCGGCCCGGGCCGCGCTCGCCGACCTGCGCCGCCGCTACCCCACCGTCCCGGCCGTGCCGGAAGTGCCGGGCGCTCGCTACCCGTTGGTAGCCGAGGCCCTGCGGGCGTTGTACGACGCCGAGGTCGAGCGGGCCCACCGCACGCCGGCGGCGGCGGACGCCTGGCGCCGAGCCCACCGGGCCTGCCACACCGCGTCGTTGCCGTGGGAGGAGGCGTACGCGGCCTGGCGGGTCGGGCAGACGCTGCTGGCTGGTGGCGGCCACCGCGACGAGGCCGCCAGCGCGGTGCGGCGCGCCCACCAACTCTCGACCGACCTCGGCTCTCCACTGGCGACGGAGGTCGCGGCGCTGGCGACCACGGCCCGGATCTCCCTGACCGAGGTAGCGGCGGAACCGGTCCGCACGCCTCCCCGCTGGGGACTGACCGACCGGGAGAGCGAAATCCTGACCCACATCGTCGCCGGCCGCACCTATGCCGAGATCGCCCGCACCCTGGTGATCAGCGAGAAGACGGTCAGCGCCCACGTCTCCCACATGCTCGCCAAGACCGGCGCGACCAACCGCCTCGAGCTTTCCCAGTTGGCCCTCCGCCACGCCTAG
- a CDS encoding alpha/beta fold hydrolase: MITVDGRRLAFHVTPGHQPAIVLDAGGGEDSSYWKGLVPRLAQDTGSMIITYDRAGLGDSDEVAGPWDVHSAVSDLEAGLHQLGVTQKVVLVSHSQAGEVATYFAQANPQLLSGAVLVDANLPPFFTDEEIARLVAATAPQIEEAKKQPSTKQNRQLIATAANFGPAHHDYHAASWPTTVPAIVMVSTKTPFDGSPEDAQRWRDAAAAFAKAGPDRELVTAEGSSHDIPLDRPQLVLDQIEKMASGG, translated from the coding sequence ATGATCACCGTTGACGGGCGCCGGCTGGCCTTCCACGTCACCCCTGGACACCAGCCCGCGATCGTCCTGGACGCCGGGGGCGGCGAGGACTCCTCCTATTGGAAGGGGCTGGTCCCACGGCTCGCGCAGGACACCGGATCCATGATCATCACCTACGACCGGGCCGGTCTGGGCGACAGCGATGAGGTAGCCGGCCCGTGGGATGTCCACTCCGCCGTCTCCGACCTGGAGGCCGGTCTGCACCAGCTCGGCGTTACGCAGAAGGTGGTCCTGGTCTCGCACTCGCAGGCCGGCGAGGTCGCCACCTACTTCGCACAGGCGAACCCGCAGTTGCTCTCCGGCGCGGTGCTCGTCGACGCCAACCTGCCGCCGTTCTTCACTGATGAGGAAATCGCCCGCCTCGTGGCCGCCACCGCGCCGCAGATCGAGGAGGCGAAGAAGCAGCCCTCGACCAAGCAGAACCGGCAACTCATCGCCACGGCAGCCAACTTCGGCCCCGCCCACCACGACTACCACGCGGCCTCCTGGCCGACGACGGTGCCGGCGATCGTGATGGTCTCCACCAAGACGCCCTTCGACGGCTCACCGGAAGACGCACAGCGGTGGCGCGACGCGGCCGCGGCGTTCGCGAAGGCCGGGCCCGACCGCGAACTCGTCACCGCCGAGGGAAGCTCCCACGACATTCCCCTCGACCGGCCCCAACTCGTTCTCGACCAGATCGAGAAGATGGCCAGCGGCGGCTGA
- a CDS encoding glycoside hydrolase family 3 protein: MRPTRRSRTKPTALVAALLLVALLPIAAAAAPVDPTRSGGGSSEKPAYLDAGLPVEQRVSDLLRRMTLAEKVGQLTQAERAAVTDNPELIAESHLGSLLSGGGSVPTPNTPQAWLEMVNGFQRQALSTRLGIPLIYGIDAVHGHGNVYGATVFPHNIGLGATRDPGLVQEIGRATAEELIATGIPWNFAPCLCVARDERWGRTYESFGEDPALVSQLASYIGGLQSAGVLATAKHYAGDGDTEYDQTGGGNNLSPANQAFVIDQGTTVTSRADFARIDLAPFREAVGRYHVGSVMPSYSSVDWTEDGVGNPVRMHANAELLTGVLKKDMGFEGFVVSDWEGVQRFADPAEPTNKGLTAYKVRTAANAGIDMFMVPNNASEFIDLLTAEVEAGRVSIDRIDDAVRRILRAKFELGLFEKPYASPDNLDQVGSAEHRALARRAVAQSQVLLKNSRRALPLADDASLYVAGRNADDIGNQAGGWTIQWQGVSGDTIPGTTILSGIREVAPRATVTFSADASAPTDGADVGIVVVGETPYAEGFGDVGGPVCTWCSAPQHEEKSLSLQPSDKAVVDKVCGEIDTCVVLVVSGRPQVLTDQLGEMDALVASWLPGSEGAGVADVLFGRSPFTGKLPMTWPRTEAQIPINTGDRDYRPLFPYGYGL, from the coding sequence ATGCGTCCAACCCGGCGGTCCCGCACCAAGCCCACTGCCCTCGTCGCCGCACTGCTGCTCGTCGCGCTGCTGCCCATCGCCGCCGCCGCGGCACCGGTCGACCCAACGCGTAGCGGTGGCGGCTCGAGCGAGAAGCCGGCCTACCTCGACGCCGGGCTGCCGGTCGAGCAGCGGGTGTCCGATCTGCTTCGCCGGATGACGCTGGCCGAGAAGGTCGGCCAGCTGACCCAGGCCGAACGGGCGGCGGTCACCGACAACCCCGAACTGATCGCCGAGTCGCACCTCGGCTCGCTGCTGTCCGGCGGCGGGTCCGTGCCGACACCCAACACCCCGCAAGCGTGGCTGGAGATGGTCAACGGATTCCAGCGGCAGGCGCTGAGCACCCGGCTGGGCATCCCGCTCATCTACGGCATCGACGCCGTGCACGGGCACGGCAACGTCTACGGCGCCACGGTCTTTCCGCACAACATCGGCCTCGGTGCCACCCGCGACCCGGGCCTGGTCCAGGAGATCGGGCGCGCCACCGCCGAAGAGCTCATCGCCACCGGCATACCGTGGAACTTCGCACCGTGCCTCTGCGTGGCCCGCGACGAGCGGTGGGGCCGCACCTACGAGAGCTTCGGTGAAGATCCGGCGCTGGTGAGCCAGCTGGCCAGCTACATCGGTGGCCTCCAGAGCGCGGGCGTGCTCGCCACCGCCAAGCACTACGCCGGTGACGGCGACACCGAGTATGACCAGACGGGTGGTGGCAACAACTTGTCACCGGCCAACCAGGCGTTCGTCATCGACCAGGGCACCACGGTGACCAGCCGGGCCGACTTCGCCCGCATCGACCTGGCGCCCTTCCGCGAGGCCGTTGGTCGCTACCACGTCGGCAGTGTGATGCCGTCCTATTCCAGTGTGGACTGGACCGAAGACGGCGTCGGCAACCCGGTCAGGATGCACGCGAATGCCGAGCTGCTGACCGGCGTACTCAAGAAGGACATGGGTTTCGAGGGCTTTGTCGTCTCCGACTGGGAGGGCGTCCAGCGGTTCGCCGACCCGGCCGAACCGACGAACAAGGGCCTGACCGCCTACAAGGTACGCACCGCGGCGAACGCCGGCATCGACATGTTCATGGTGCCCAACAACGCGAGCGAGTTCATCGACCTGCTGACCGCGGAGGTCGAGGCGGGCCGGGTCAGCATCGACCGGATCGACGACGCGGTCCGGCGCATCCTGCGGGCGAAGTTCGAGCTCGGCCTCTTCGAGAAGCCCTACGCCTCGCCCGACAACCTCGATCAGGTGGGCAGTGCCGAGCACCGGGCCCTGGCCCGCCGCGCCGTGGCCCAGTCGCAGGTGCTGCTGAAGAACTCGCGGCGGGCACTGCCACTGGCCGACGACGCGAGCCTCTACGTCGCGGGCCGCAACGCCGACGACATCGGCAACCAGGCCGGCGGCTGGACCATCCAGTGGCAGGGCGTCTCGGGCGACACCATCCCGGGCACCACGATCCTTTCGGGCATCCGCGAGGTCGCGCCGCGGGCGACCGTCACCTTCAGCGCCGACGCGTCAGCGCCGACCGACGGCGCCGACGTCGGCATCGTGGTGGTCGGCGAAACGCCTTACGCGGAAGGCTTCGGCGACGTCGGCGGCCCGGTGTGCACGTGGTGCTCGGCTCCGCAGCACGAGGAGAAGTCGCTGTCGCTCCAGCCTTCCGACAAGGCGGTAGTCGACAAGGTCTGCGGCGAGATCGACACGTGCGTCGTGCTGGTCGTCTCCGGGCGCCCACAGGTGCTGACGGACCAACTGGGCGAGATGGATGCCCTGGTCGCCTCGTGGCTGCCCGGCAGCGAGGGCGCCGGGGTCGCCGATGTGCTCTTCGGCCGAAGCCCGTTCACCGGCAAACTCCCGATGACCTGGCCGCGCACCGAAGCCCAGATCCCGATCAACACCGGCGACCGCGACTACCGCCCGCTGTTCCCCTACGGCTACGGCCTTTGA